Sequence from the Erythrolamprus reginae isolate rEryReg1 chromosome Z, rEryReg1.hap1, whole genome shotgun sequence genome:
tctttccttccttccttcttcctttccttcttccttccttccttcctttctgccttccttctcttttcctttctgcctgcctgcctgcctttttctcttcctttcctccctgcctcttttccttccttcctcctctttccttcttcctttccttcttccttccttccttcctttttctcttcctttccttcctccttcttttccttccttccttctctttccttccttcctcccttccttcttccctttcttcctttctttctaaaaCTTATGGCCCGTCCATCTTTATGACATATTTTTCCATTTCCAGCCAAAGATGTAGATAGGAATACATTGATTCCCTTACTCATGGCGTTCACATAACAATTGCCGGTCACTTAATGACCGCCACcccaaaaaattgatttttttaaaaaaaacgaggCATAAAACTCGATCCGGTCATAATGCTTGCCCTGATTGATGGCTGTCCTGGCTTAAAATGGAAGTTCTGCGCTTAGTTTTGGCCCCAAGTTGAAGACCATCTTATGAACGCAACATTTCGATTGTTAAGCGGGAAGAATTGTTAAGCGGGTTCTGCCCCATTGTATGACTTTCCGGGCCAGCCGTTGCTAAGCGAATCACCGTCGTTGTTCATCGTGTCAggcggtcattaagtgaatccaacttCCCCTTTGACCTCGCTTGTCAGAAGAACCCTGCAACAGGCACAAGTACATGCCAGTAGCTAAGCCTACGAATTTTGATCGCGGGATTGTAGCGATGCTGTAATGGCCATTCAGTGTGAAAAAAAAAGTCTTAAGGGCCTTCTTTACTGTCGTCGTAACTgcaaactgtcactaaatgaatggttgtaagttgagggctacctgttaGAAGTCGGAGACAAGAGTGGGGAAGGGAGTAACAATGGCGGCCATCGGAGGCCGGAAGCCTGCAGGCCCCCGTCTCAAGAGGGAAGCGGCCCGAGGAATCTCAGCCAGcatccagtccaaaccaggattGTTGATTGATTGTCCGTTTTCGGGGTCTCTGGGTGGGTGGGATCTTCCTGCCCCCACCTTAATTTTCCATCTCCATCTCGCAAACGGAGCCGTAGTGCCTGGTACAGTGGTCGTCGTTCCAGCAGCCGGAGCGGTGAAAGTGGGCACAGTCCTCACCGCCTCCCAGGTTGTGGCCATACCAGTTGTCCGGCTGTTCGGGGCACCAGTCCCTGgggtcacagagagagagagacaaggcgAGTGTCCGTGAGTCTGGCTCTATAGGGCTGGATTTTGAGGTGGGGGGGTGCACATGGGATTGGGTGAAGGTTTTGTTTAAGATTTTTCACACCTTCCAACGAAACAAAcaaaggaacaaaaaaaaattccaaagggAAAGCAATCATAAAACAAAACGAAATGCTAgagtgaaataaaatgaaatacaaactgctaaaataaaataattaaattaaaataaaacatcaatcaaacaaaccaaaacaaaataaactgaagcacaatattaaaataaaatgaaatataaaatagtaaagcaataaataaacaatttaataatttaatttcataattaattattaaataaataaaacaaatcaacACAAAATaaactaaaagtaaaataaaatgaaatataaagtagtaaaacaaacaaacaaacaagtaaataaaatataaaatcaaacaaaccaaaacaagataaactaaatcaaaataaaataagattaataaaataaaatactaaaaataaaattaataaaatataataaaatactaaaataaatattaaaataaaataaaaatctaaaattaaattaataaaataataaaataaataataaaataaagcaaataaaaacaggataagctaaaataaaatgaaatataaaataaataaataaataaaataaaataaaacaaaccaagataaattaaaacaaaataaaaatataatgctaaaaaagtaataaagtaaaatactaaaacaaaataccaaaataaaacaaaagaaaaatttaatattaaaattaaattctaaaattaaattaataaaataaaatactaaaatactaaatTAAGTCTAcgaagaggagcggcatacaaatctaataataataataataataataataataataataataataataataataataataataataataataataataataaaataccaacaaaataaaattaataaagtaaaacaaaacaaaataataaaaataaaataaaacaaaataattatacGGACAGGTGATTTAAGATGCCTGGACTTCCATTTCCAGAATTCCCTTGCTGTGCTGAACGGAAATGGGGGCAGAAGGTTGGTATAGATAAGagattattatatataataagagccggggtggcgcagcaggtagagtgctgtactgcaggccactgaagctgactgtagatctgtaggtgagcagttcaaatctcatcaccagttcaaggttgactcagccttccatccttccgaggtgggtaaaatgaggacccggattgtgggggcaataggctgggggctctgttaaaaaagtgctattgctaacatgttgttagccaccctgagtctaaggagaagggtgccataaaaattgaatgaatggatggatggatggatggatggatggatggatggatagatagatagatagatagatagatagaagatagatagatagatagatagatagatagttagatagatagatagatagatagaaaatagatagatagaaaatagatagatgatatagatagatagatagatagatagatagatagatagatagatggatagacagatagatagatgatagataggtagatagatatggatagatggatagatgatagatagatagatagatagatagatagatagatgatagatagatagatgatagatagatgatagatagaagatagatagatagatagatgatagatgatagatagaagatagatagatagatgatagatagatagatagatgatagatagatagatgatagatagatagatagatagatagatagatagatagatatggatagatagatagatgatagatagatgatagatagatgatagatagatagatagatagatagatagatagatagatagatagatagatgaccttAAGAGTTCCCTTCAAGGCTGACTCTCAATGGATAGTCAAAGGGGAATTTGTGTGGGTGGAAACCTACACAGTTTGAACCTACCGTGAAACCATTGTGTAGGATGAGCTGTCAACCCACGTCCAACTGCCACTACTATCCGTCAACCCGATCCACATAAAGTTTGGCTTGACACGGACCGCCACAAATTGCTGTCAGAAAAGAAGACAAGAGGAAAATTGAGGCACCTCAGCACCCACGAACCTTGCTCTACCACTGAAGAAATGTCCACCCCAACATATAacaataaacatatttaaaaatagcTAGTCACTAGGTCGTGAAATAGTCAGAAATATCTCTCTATTACAGCAACATGAAGCCgagtgggacttcaactcccagaattccccagccaccatatCAGTTTCCTCTTTAATTAATTGCCAGGCCATCTAGCCCAATATTCAATCTGTTTATTAATTTAGTTTCTCAGGAAtgatttctcttccccccccccgccacaacCCCCCACCCACTCACCAATAAATCAAGATATATTACGTCAACTGCATTCCCACCGTCTATTACAAAAGTgacccaattaaaaaaaaaatgaaaaagaaaaatagtctAGCCATGTTCAGCCATGATGAATTTTGGTAAATTTGGTTGGCTGggcaattctgagagttgaagcccaCTCCTCTTAAAATGGTCAACGTTGAAAAAATATTGACccctttaagactttgtggacttcaattcccagaattcctcagccagcaagctTGGCTCTTTTAAAGGCAATGttgacaggaattctgggagttgaagttcactccTCTTAAAATGGTCGTTGAAAAAATATGGGTCTCAtccagaggtctccaatcttggcccctttaagacttatggaccagctcccagaattcctcagccagcaaactcagcccctttaagactttgtggacttcaattcccagaattcctcaaacaGCAAACTCGGCtcctttaagactttgtggacttcaattcccagaattcctcagccagcaagctTGGCTCTTTTAAAGGCAATGTtgacagaggaattctgggagttgtagttcactCCTCTTAAAATGGTCAACGTTGAAAAAATATGGGTCTCAtccagaggtctccaatcttggcccctttaagacttatggaccagctcccagaattcctcagccagcaaactcagcccctttaagactttgtggacttcaattcccagaattcctcaaacaGCAAACTCGGCtcctttaagactttgtggacttcaattcccagaattcctcagccagcaagctTGGCTCTTTTAAAGGCAATGTtgacagaggaattctgggagttgtagttcactCCTCTTAAAATGGTCAACGTTGAAAAAATATGGGTCTCAtccagaggtctccaatcttggcccctttaagacttatggaccagctcccagaattcctcagccagcaaactcagcccctttaagactttgtggacttcaattcccagaattcctcagccagcaagctTGGCTCTTTTAAAGGCAATGTtgacagaggaattctgggagttgtagttcactCCTCTTAAAATGGTCAACGTTGAAAAAATATGGGTCTCAtccagaggtctccaatcttgacccctttaagacttgtggactttacctcccagaattcctcaatcagCAAATTTGGTTCCTTTATAACCTGCGatcttcaattcccataattcttCAGCTAGGAAACTCAGcccctttaagacttatggaccagctcccagaattccgcagccagcaaaCTTGGCTCTTTTAGAGGCAATGTtgacagaggaattctgggagttgaggtccacgagtcttaaagggGCCACATCTGGAGATTTCCATGTCTAATCCAACTGCTTCCCGGGTTAAACAGCCACACAGGTTAGAGGTGCCTCTACCTGCTCCTCGTAGGAGTTGATGATCACCAGGTGAGCGTCGTAGCTTTCGCACTCAGTTTTGGCATCCTGCCACGACATCTCCTGACGGTTTTCCCAGTAGCAGCTTTTCCGAAAGGCGTCCCAGCCTTTGGGACAGCAGGCCTCCTTCCGgtctgggagagaaagagagagagagagagagatcaggctGTGCTGGACTACGACACCCATCAGGCTGAGCCAGCCTTGCCTCTCCTTCATTAATCACCATTAATCGATATGAGCTTTGCTGGGGCAGCCTAAGGGATGATTTGCTCTCAtgccatttttttgggggggggagggaaaataaCTTATTTTCATGTAAGGGGGTCCTCAACTTACCACCGCAGCACTTCCGTCGTtaagtgaaatatttatttaaatggaGTTTTCCTCCCACTTGACCTTTTGGGCTGCAAATCTCCACGGTTTTTAAAATTagtcacatggtcattaagcgGAACCCGGATTGATTTTGCTCGTGGCTGAAGGTCGCAAAGGGAGGTTTCCCTGACCGCTcccactcccccacccccagcaacCGTCATAAACACAAATCGGTGGCCCAGTGTCTGATGGGCTGCGATCGTATGAAAAACCCCCAACTGTCTccctttttcccctcccctcgGTGCCGTTCTGACAGTCGCAAACAAatcatcataagttgaggactgaccAAAATTATCCTTAATTCTGCCCATCCTTGATGCTGTGGGAGGCGGGCagagaatagaaataatagaaacatagaagattgacggcagaaaaagcccccctggtccatctagtctgcccttatactatttcctgtattttatctgaggatggatctatgtttatcccaggcatgtttcaattcagttcctgtggattgaccaaccacgtctgctggaagtttgtgccaagcatctactactctttcagtaaaataatattttctcacgctgcttttgatctttcccctcaactaacttcagattgtgtccccttgttcttgtgctcactttcctattaaaaacacttccctcctgaaccttatttaaccctttcacatatttaaatgtttcgatcatgtctccccccctttcccttctgtcctccaggccagtgtttcccaaccttggcaacttgaagatatttggacttcaactcccagaattccccagacagcaaatgctggctggggaattctgggagttgaagtccagatatcttcaagttgccaaggttgggaaacactgctccagactatacagatggagttcattatataatatataagccagagggggggaaaaaacatccGAAAAATGAGACTATGTTGCAGAACTGGCTGGATATCtttctatccttctatctatctatctatctatctatctatctatctatctatctatctatctatctatctatctatctcctatctatctatctatctatctatctatctttctatccttctatctatctatctatctatctatctcctatctatctatctatctatctatctatctatctatctatctatctcctatctatctatctatctatctatctatctatctatctatctatctcctatctatctatctatctatctcctatctatctatctatctatctatctatctatctatctcctatctatctatctatctatctatctatctcctatctatctatctatatatctatctatctatctatctatctatctatctttctatccttctatctatctatctatctatctatctatctatccatatctatctatctatctatctcctatctatctatctatctatctatctatctatctttctatccttctatccatctatctatctatctatctatctatctatctatctatctatctatctatttatcgatcgatcgatcgatcgatcggtctgtctgtctgtctgtctgtctttatttctatctatctgtctatctatctatctatctatctatctatctatctttctctctgtgtctatctgtctatctttatttctatctatctatctatctatctatcatctatctatctttctctctgtctgtctgtctgtctatctttctttctttctttctatctatctatctttctctctgtctgtctgtctgtctatctttctttctatctatctatctatctatctttctctctgtctgtctgtctatctttatttctatctatctatctatctatctatctatctaactatctatctatcatctatctatctatctatctatctatctctatctttatttctatctatctatctatctatctctgtctatctttatttctttctatctatctatctatctatctatctatctatctatctatctatctatctatctatctatctatctattaaatttgtatgccgctcactCTGGGTGACTTTCCTGGCAGACGTTTTGTTACCCATCTATGGAATGTCATCAGTGGTAGAAAGGAGAGAGGTGtgcagggagggggaggaggagggggaggactgTGGGGTCTGAGCTTAGATTTaggattagagttggaagggaccttgtaggtcatctagtccaaccccccctatgctcaagcaggaatttgggggtgggggtgttctggcagatgttggatgacctaactagggaacatcatcagtgctaaaagggagaggggtttgtggagagggggagggggattatggggtccttggtgctctcacgACATCTTGCGACCTCTCATGACCCAActtgataacatcatcagtgctaaggACAACTTTAcatttctagcactgatgatgttacccagttcGGCAATGAAACATCCTGGTTCCAAGACCACCAAAGACCCTTCACAAacccaaccctgagctacaaatattacaAATGCTTAAAGCCCCaaacagcacccccccccccagtcctttGAACCTGAGGCAGCAGCAAGGAAGCTGCAGAGGCCAACCCTGGCGAAGGAGGACCCCAGGGGATAGCCCATCTAGCGGGCACCCTCTCCAGCCCTCCCCAGCCCCCTCCTGACTCACCTGTCCGGTTGTGCTTGAAATCCAGGAAGTCACAATTGAGAGCGATGTTATTCTTCCGTAGGTCCTTCAGCTGCTTTAGGAGGTGGGTTGTGGctgtggaaagaaagagaaagaagggaaggaaggaagggaaaggaagaaaggaaggaggacagaatgaaagaaagaaaaaagaagggaaggaggaaagaatgagagaagagaagggaggagagaaaggaaggaaagaaagatagaaagggagggagggaggaaggaaagaatgagagaagagaaggaaggagagaaaggaaagaagaaaggaaggaaggaagaggaaggaaagaaggaagggaggaaggcagaggggggaaggaagaggaaggaaggaggaagacaggaggaaagaaagagaggaaggaaggaagaagaaagaaggaaagaaagagatgaaggaggaagaaaagaaagaggaaggaaggaaggaggacaaaagagaagagagagataaaagtagaagaaagagagaaagagaaaggaaggaagaaataaaaaagaaaaaagggagaaaaaggaagaagaatgggaaggaaggaagggatgaaggaaggaagggggaaagaaaaaaagaaggaaggcagagaaagagaaaggaaggaagaaagaaaaaagaaagaaagggaaagaaaagagaggaagtaagagagacataaaaaagaagagaaaaagaaagaaaaggaaagggagggagggagaaagacaaaagaaggaagggaaaaaagaagaaaaaatgaataggagggaagaaaggaagggagggagggatgaaagaaggaaggaaggaaggaaaagagagaacatatttttaaaagacacATGAAATGTCACTTTTCAGGAATAGTTTCACAACTTATATTGCAGCTGTTTATCATTGCTTTCCTATCGCTATTGCTATTGCACTGTAGGCCACCCAAAGTCTCTGCGCATAGAGAGTTGCAGAGCTTAGAAACAAAACCAAAGCCAAACAAAGctgaagaaataataaaataaaacacaaaatgaaacaaaataaaaaatggaatagaatagaaagaaaaatatactgAAATGAATTAAGTAATAATAAaacagagtagaataaaataaaagagtagagtagaataaaatataataaaacaaagagtagagtagaataaaataaaataaatagatataagagaaataaaataaaataaagtaaatgggGCATAGTCTGCCAAGACCTTTCCCCATTTTCTGGGTGtgccaagggggaaaaaaatccgaaGAGGAACCAGCACAAGGCAGCCACCACTGATGCCACGCAAACGAGCCACGTGGAAGCTGCATCGCCATCTAAGCCGATCCTCCAGGGGGCGCCAAGCAGGAAAGGTGGGGTTTTACCCAGAGGTCACATCCTGTCCGTGGCTCGGCTGCTTCCACCAGGGATCGACTTACAGCCACTCACTTAGCGGCtgtctgaagttacaatg
This genomic interval carries:
- the LOC139154838 gene encoding asialoglycoprotein receptor 1-like gives rise to the protein MTRDYQDLTMTFDPENEDTPQIKAPPKLPQSHTWARRTFPSRRLVLILLVLSFILTISVLVFGIKGHFYNSELKETQDSVNSLNQTVGQQFAKLQDKESDVETKLKQLEVRVKQLTDEANVATTHLLKQLKDLRKNNIALNCDFLDFKHNRTDRKEACCPKGWDAFRKSCYWENRQEMSWQDAKTECESYDAHLVIINSYEEQQFVAVRVKPNFMWIGLTDSSGSWTWVDSSSYTMVSRDWCPEQPDNWYGHNLGGGEDCAHFHRSGCWNDDHCTRHYGSVCEMEMEN